From the genome of Clarias gariepinus isolate MV-2021 ecotype Netherlands chromosome 28, CGAR_prim_01v2, whole genome shotgun sequence, one region includes:
- the LOC128515518 gene encoding IgGFc-binding protein-like yields the protein MKTALCAIAFLLVFVWQPKADAENAPPAQVGTCLVMGDPHYSTFDGSYYNFMGNCSYVIAKNCHVDDQHPAFQINTKNERSGNTQNTIVSTITISVFGTTITFNRVERGLVMINASLWNFPVSLNNGRVKLTANSLSATMKTDFGLSVQYDWDQYLVVTVPMSFQGKMCGMCGNFNGKKEDDLTTPSGSVASSIQELGKSWRVPQLPGEAFCQDECPGQCPSCEGASWFTRMNAKLSCDFVTFLTKGPLHECKSVINPDVFYDNCLYDYCSGKDVSNFLCHTAQIYTDACQQAGIHVYNWRGLLRCPNPACPANSHYESCACPATCENRTPSPECKANCVEACVCNAGYFWSGNKCVPKDQCGCVYKNDGDVRYLQAGETIWGNDQCTKKCTCNPTNGQVQCVDTSCPIGTACSVVKGIQDCHKIPTGTCNIYGDPHYNTFDNGTYDFQGTCTYTATQGCHLEGTNLTPFSVVVENERWNEIQQTPNVSMAKVVVVEVDDMTIILRRNQIHQVMINGILTNIPVNLNDGEVIIQQEGDFNVILTNFGLRVAYDMVYHVIITVPGTYAGKTCGMCGNFNGNKKDDLLLPSGKETKDLKTFGAAWKVAVPGVVCDDGCSGDFCPKCPQNEKHVFEKDCSIITDPNGPFAACHKVIVPDSYFRDCVYDVCMTEGDEHMLCHSIAAYMSDCQNFGVPIKNWRTSTFCPLSCPPNTVYEICAKACNAPCPGLTGVMTCNIQTCLEGCMCKPGFFNNGTGCVTADQCGCYDKGHTYKLHETVITENCQERLTCLPAGKIERQKISCESSEVCTTKNGVRGCYPRQCMVEAGGSFSLFSGESWTITSIGAYELVKACDGALEEEWFRVVVEFGSQNSVVAVYVYFEEVFITVTNKHSTWINGKLLTLPQKLKNEVMVELVEGSLTIEKKGILRVSFSLSLGLKMSVGDGMAPKVCGACGSDDKIFAVQPQSVQEFMAKWRALDFPSSLC from the exons ATGAAAACAGCTCTTTGTGCCATCGCttttctgcttgtctttg tttggcaACCAAAGGCTGACGCAGAAAATGCCCCTCCCGCTCAAGTGGGCACCTGTTTGGTTATGGGTGACCCACATTACAGCACATTTGATGGAAGTTATTACAACTTCATGGGAAACTGCTCCTACGTCATTGCCAAGAACTGCCATGTAGATGATCAACATCCAGCATTTCAGATTAACACCAAGAATGAACGCAGTGGCAATACACAAAATACAATTGTATCAACGATCACCATTTCAGTGTTCGGCACCACAATTACTTTTAACCGCGTGGAGAGAGGtcttgtaatg ATTAATGCTTCACTTTGGAACTTTCCAGTCTCTTTGAACAACGGTCGTGTGAAACTCACAGCAAACAGCCTCTCAGCTACCATGAAGACTGACTTTGGCCTGTCAGTTCAGTATGACTGGGATCAATACCTGGTAGTCACCGTCCCAATGAGCTTTCAGGGAAAAATGTGCGGTATGTGCGGGAACTTCAACGGGAAGAAAGAAGATGACCTTACTACTCCCAGTGGCAGTGTAGCAAGCAGTATTCAAGAGCTGGGAAAGAGCTGGAGAGTACCACAACTTCCAGGAGAAGCTTTTTGTCAGGATGAGTGTCCAGGGCAGTGTCCGAGTTGTGAGGGAGCTTCATGGTTCACCCGCATGAATGCAAAGCTTAGCTGTGACTTTGTCACATTTCTTACAAAAGGACCTTTGCATGAATGCAAGAGTGTCATCAACCCCGATGTCTTCTATGACAACTGTCTGTATGACTACTGCTCTGGCAAAGATGTCAGCAATTTCTTATGTCACACTGCGCAGATTTACACTGATGCCTGTCAACAAGCTGGTATACATGTTTACAACTGGAGAGGCCTCCTTAGGTGCC CTAACCCTGCATGCCCAGCAAACAGTCACTATGAGTCGTGTGCCTGTCCTGCTACCTGTGAGAATCGCACTCCATCTCCTGAATGCAAAGCAAACTGTGTAGAGGCTTGCGTTTGTAACGCTGGATACTTTTGGAGTGGAAACAAGTGTGTCCCCAAGGACCAGTGTGGCTGTGTGTACAAAAATGATGGTGATGTGCGTTACCTACAGGCTGGAGAAACCATCTGGGGTAATGATCAGTGCACCAAAAAATGCACCTGCAACCCGACAAATGGTCAGGTCCAATGTGTAGACACAAGTTGTCCAATTGGAACCGCATGCAGTGTCGTTAAAGGAATCCAAGACTGCCACAAAATTCCAACTGGCACCTGTAATATCTATGGAGATCCTCATTACAACACGTTTGACAATGGCACCTATGACTTCCAGGGTACTTGTACTTACACTGCCACTCAGGGCTGCCATCTGGAGGGAACAAACCTCACTCCGTTTTCAGTCGTGGTGGAGAACGAAAGATGGAATGAAATCCAACAAACTCCAAATGTTTCCATGGCCAAGGTGGTTGTTGTGGAGGTGGATGACATGACTATAATTCTGCGAAGAAATCAGATACATCAGGTCATG ATTAATGGCATTCTAACCAACATCCCTGTAAATCTCAATGATGGTGAAGTAATTATTCAGCAGGAGGGTGATTTTAATGTGATCCTAACCAACTTTGGTCTAAGAGTGGCCTACGATATGGTTTATCATGTTATCATCACAGTACCTGGGACATACGCAGGAAAGACCTGTGGCATGTGTGGAAACTTTAACGGTAATAAGAAAGATGATTTGTTGTTGCCAAGCGGAAAAGAAaccaaagatttaaaaacatttggaGCTGCTTGGAAAGTGGCTGTCCCTGGAGTTGTGTGTGATGATGGCTGTAGCGGTGATTTCTGTCCAAAATGCcctcaaaatgaaaaacatgtaTTTGAAAAGGACTGCAGTATTATTACCGACCCTAATGGTCCATTTGCTGCATGTCACAAAGTAATCGTCCCTGACTCCTACTTCAGAGATTGTGTTTATGATGTCTGCATGACTGAGGGAGACGAACATATGCTGTGCCACAGCATCGCTGCGTACATGAGTGACTGCCAGAACTTTGGCGTCCCGATTAAAAACTGGAGAACCTCAACATTCTGTC CCTTATCATGTCCTCCCAACACTGTCTACGAAATCTGTGCGAAGGCATGTAATGCACCTTGTCCTGGCCTTACTGGTGTAATGACGTGTAATATCCAGACCTGTCTTGAAGGCTGCATGTGTAAACCTGGATTCTTTAACAATGGGACTGGATGCGTTACAGCAGATCAGTGTGGCTGTTATGACAAAGGACACACCTATaag CTCCATGAGACCGTCATCACTGAGAACTGTCAAGAACGCTTGACCTGTCTACCAGCCGGCAAAATAGAACGGCAAAAAATTAGTTGTGAAAGTAGTGAAGTCTGCACCACTAAGAATGGTGTTCGTGGATGCTACCCAAGGCAGTGCATGGTGGAGGCTGGCGGCTCCTTTAGCCTTTTTAGTGGAGAATCTTGGACCATTACATCTATCGGAGCCTACGAGTTGGTGAAAGCCTGTGATGGTGCTCTTGAAGAGGAATGGTTCCGAGTGGTGGTGGAGTTTGGAAGCCAGAACAGTGTTGTGGCTGTGTACGTCTATTTTGAAGAAGTCTTCATTACGGTCACCAACAAGCATTCCACTTGG attAATGGAAAGCTTCTCACTCTGCCACAGAAGCTGAAAAATGAAGTGATGGTTGAGTTGGTTGAAGGTTCACTTACTATTGAAAAGAAGGGTATCCTGAGAGTGTCTTTCAGTCTTTCACTTGGTCTTAAAATGAGTGTGGGTGATGGCATGGCGCCGAAGGTGTGTGGAGCTTGTGGAAGTGACGACAAAATATTTGCTGTCCAGCCTCAAAGCGTTCAAGAATTCATGGCCAAATGGAGAGCACTTGACTTTCCAAGTTCCCTTTGTTAA